From Nitrospirota bacterium, a single genomic window includes:
- the trpB gene encoding tryptophan synthase subunit beta: protein MRGLAIKKLPDKKGYFGAYGGRFVPETLMPALQELEAAYAASKKDREFHDELRLLQQTYIGRPTPLYFAKRLTADLGGAKIYLKREDLAHTGAHKINNAIGQALLAKKMGKQRLIAETGAGQHGVATATGAALVGLACEIYMGSDDVARQSLNVFRMRLLGATVHEVTLGSRTLKDAINEGLRDWTTNVRTTHYVMGTVFGPHPFPVMVRDFQSVIGREARKQILAAEGKLPDYLIACVGGGSNAMGLFHEFMDDEVKMVGVEAGGRGIAMGEHAARFAGGSIGVLQGTKSYLLQDDNGNVLGTHSVSAGLDYAAVGPEHAFLKDSGRVQYAFATDDEALAAFDRLSMTEGIIPALESSHALAEAMMLAPKLSKDEIIVVNLSGRGDKDVQHVARIKGVQL from the coding sequence ATGAGGGGGTTGGCTATCAAGAAATTACCGGATAAAAAAGGCTATTTCGGCGCTTATGGCGGCAGGTTCGTACCGGAGACCCTCATGCCTGCGCTGCAGGAACTCGAAGCTGCGTATGCTGCCTCAAAAAAGGACCGCGAGTTCCATGATGAACTCAGACTGCTCCAGCAGACCTATATCGGTAGACCGACGCCGCTTTACTTCGCAAAACGACTTACCGCTGATCTTGGCGGGGCAAAAATATATCTGAAGCGTGAAGACCTCGCCCATACCGGCGCCCATAAGATCAATAACGCGATTGGCCAGGCGTTGCTTGCAAAGAAGATGGGCAAGCAGAGATTGATCGCAGAGACAGGCGCAGGACAGCATGGCGTTGCCACAGCAACAGGAGCGGCACTGGTCGGACTTGCGTGCGAGATTTATATGGGTTCTGACGATGTGGCCCGTCAGTCGCTGAATGTCTTCAGGATGAGACTCCTCGGCGCAACCGTGCATGAGGTCACGCTTGGGTCAAGGACATTGAAAGATGCGATCAACGAAGGACTGAGAGACTGGACGACGAATGTCCGGACAACCCATTATGTGATGGGCACCGTATTCGGACCTCATCCGTTTCCCGTGATGGTTCGGGACTTTCAGTCTGTCATCGGCAGAGAGGCAAGGAAGCAGATCCTTGCCGCAGAAGGGAAATTGCCTGATTATCTCATTGCCTGTGTCGGCGGCGGCAGCAATGCCATGGGCCTGTTTCATGAGTTCATGGATGATGAGGTGAAGATGGTCGGCGTAGAGGCGGGCGGCAGGGGTATTGCCATGGGTGAGCATGCAGCGCGTTTTGCCGGCGGTTCGATCGGCGTATTGCAGGGGACAAAGAGTTACCTGCTTCAGGATGATAACGGCAACGTGTTAGGCACGCACTCAGTATCAGCAGGCCTTGACTATGCAGCGGTCGGGCCGGAGCACGCTTTCCTTAAGGACTCAGGCAGGGTTCAATATGCATTCGCCACGGATGACGAAGCGCTTGCGGCCTTTGACAGACTCTCCATGACCGAGGGCATTATTCCCGCACTCGAATCGTCCCATGCCCTTGCAGAGGCAATGATGCTTGCACCGAAGCTCTCGAAGGACGAGATCATCGTCGTGAACCTTTCAGGCAGAGGTGACAAGGATGTGCAGCATGTCGCGCGCATCAAGGGGGTGCAGCTATGA
- a CDS encoding tryptophan synthase subunit alpha, which yields MKSRISRKFELLRKENRKAFIAYIMAGDPGIQRTKEMVRILEDCGVDIIELGVPFSDPLADGPTIQAAAQRALEAGTTLHTVIDLVAELRKTTQIPIILMTYYNPIFKYGEEQFVEDASSAGVDGIIVPDLPPDEAEGMMKLAKKRPFDLIFLLAPTSTDDRIAKVGQASRGFIYYVSITGITGSKLSLDPAIESHMNRIRSASDTPVAVGFGIATPDEASLVARFADGVIIGSAIVKRINESDETLKKYLLSLRESI from the coding sequence ATGAAATCCCGCATCAGCAGAAAATTTGAGCTGCTCAGAAAAGAAAACCGGAAGGCGTTTATCGCCTATATCATGGCCGGAGATCCAGGTATTCAAAGGACAAAGGAGATGGTCAGGATTCTCGAGGACTGCGGCGTTGATATTATCGAACTGGGTGTGCCCTTTTCCGATCCGCTTGCAGACGGCCCTACCATACAGGCTGCGGCACAGAGAGCGCTTGAGGCCGGCACGACATTGCATACGGTCATAGATCTTGTCGCGGAGCTGCGAAAGACGACCCAGATACCGATTATCCTGATGACGTATTACAATCCCATCTTCAAATATGGTGAAGAACAGTTTGTCGAAGATGCATCTTCCGCCGGGGTTGACGGCATTATTGTCCCGGATCTGCCGCCTGATGAGGCAGAGGGGATGATGAAACTCGCGAAGAAAAGACCCTTTGATCTGATCTTTCTCCTGGCGCCCACCTCCACAGATGACCGGATCGCAAAAGTCGGTCAGGCTTCACGGGGATTTATCTATTATGTATCGATTACGGGCATCACCGGCTCAAAGCTTTCTCTTGATCCTGCAATCGAATCCCACATGAACCGTATCAGGTCTGCCAGCGATACTCCTGTCGCAGTCGGCTTCGGTATCGCGACACCCGATGAGGCTTCTCTGGTCGCCCGGTTCGCTGACGGCGTGATTATTGGCAGCGCAATCGTCAAGAGAATCAATGAGTCTGACGAGACATTGAAAAAATACCTGCTTTCCCTGCGCGAAAGTATTTAA
- a CDS encoding HD domain-containing protein — MGDLLTFTLQRKLQQTKTLMELSALVNSTLDTREIRKRAIEAATCLVNAETGSLLLVDRDTGELFFEVALGDKGNALKEIRLAKGQGIAGWVAETSESIIIHDVASDPRFFGGADIKSTFRTKNMICVPVKTKNRVLGVLQAINNKEDAFDDEDKEVLSALANQVATAIENANLYEELKETFYETAQALAETIEMRDPYTGGHTRRVMHFSLAIGRAMELSEQDMERLRLAAILHDIGKIGIRDNILLKNGRLDPEELQTMNEHAALGAKALSRVKQMKDIIPGVRGHHEKFDGTGYPDRLKGLDIDIIARIIAVADTYDAMTTDRPYRKALDSQTAVEELKKFSGKQFDGAVVDQFVWVLPELGEYR, encoded by the coding sequence ATGGGCGACCTTTTAACCTTTACCCTGCAGAGAAAACTCCAGCAGACCAAGACGCTCATGGAGCTTTCTGCTCTGGTAAATTCAACCCTTGACACGCGCGAGATCAGAAAGCGGGCTATCGAGGCTGCTACCTGTCTCGTAAATGCAGAGACCGGCAGCCTGCTTCTTGTTGACCGGGATACCGGCGAGCTGTTTTTTGAGGTAGCGCTCGGCGATAAGGGAAATGCGTTGAAGGAGATTCGGCTGGCAAAGGGACAGGGAATTGCGGGATGGGTTGCCGAAACGAGTGAGAGCATAATAATTCATGATGTCGCATCAGATCCCAGGTTTTTCGGCGGCGCTGATATCAAAAGTACGTTCAGGACAAAGAATATGATTTGTGTTCCGGTCAAGACAAAAAACAGGGTTCTTGGCGTGCTTCAGGCCATAAATAATAAGGAAGATGCGTTCGATGACGAGGACAAGGAAGTTTTGTCTGCACTCGCAAACCAGGTTGCCACTGCAATCGAAAACGCAAACCTCTATGAGGAACTGAAAGAGACCTTTTACGAAACAGCGCAGGCCCTTGCCGAAACGATCGAGATGCGGGACCCGTATACCGGAGGCCATACCAGAAGGGTGATGCATTTCAGCCTTGCAATCGGCAGGGCAATGGAGCTGTCCGAGCAGGATATGGAGCGTCTTAGGCTGGCAGCTATTCTGCATGATATCGGAAAGATCGGAATACGCGACAATATTCTTCTGAAAAACGGCCGACTGGATCCTGAAGAGTTACAAACGATGAATGAACATGCCGCGTTGGGAGCAAAGGCGCTCAGCCGCGTGAAACAGATGAAGGATATTATCCCCGGCGTAAGGGGACATCACGAAAAATTCGACGGCACCGGATATCCGGACAGACTAAAAGGTCTGGACATTGATATCATCGCGCGGATTATTGCCGTTGCTGACACGTATGACGCCATGACAACGGACCGTCCCTACCGTAAGGCGCTAGATAGTCAGACCGCCGTTGAGGAATTAAAAAAATTTTCCGGAAAGCAGTTCGATGGCGCTGTGGTGGATCAGTTTGTATGGGTGCTTCCGGAACTGGGAGAATATAGATGA
- a CDS encoding 3',5'-cyclic-nucleotide phosphodiesterase gives MNIKVLGSSGAELPGYNSSAFLVDGKVLLDAGTIGTSLRESKQWELKDILITHAHLDHIKAIPFLADNIVIKQKKHSVTLFGTKETLKTLRDHLLNDKLWPDFTKISASIAPVLKMKIIVPGRPFIVNGYTVTAYPVSHTVPAVGYIVRDSSGRTLLYTGDTGPTQKIWASSDRINTMIIEVSFPNNMEELAVKTGHLTPHLLGVETGKMKHLPDKILITHIKPQYMAKIRKELQAIRKKTRIVIQIIKDGRIYKV, from the coding sequence ATGAACATTAAGGTATTGGGAAGTTCAGGGGCAGAACTGCCGGGATACAACTCTTCTGCCTTTCTTGTAGACGGCAAGGTGCTTCTTGATGCAGGGACGATCGGGACTTCGCTCAGGGAGTCCAAGCAGTGGGAACTGAAAGATATCCTGATTACACATGCCCATCTTGACCACATCAAGGCCATCCCTTTTCTCGCCGATAATATTGTTATCAAGCAGAAGAAGCACAGTGTGACGCTTTTTGGCACAAAAGAGACGCTCAAAACCTTGCGTGATCATCTGCTGAACGATAAACTCTGGCCGGATTTTACGAAAATATCTGCATCTATTGCTCCCGTTCTGAAGATGAAAATCATCGTCCCGGGAAGGCCTTTCATCGTTAATGGATATACCGTGACCGCGTATCCGGTCAGTCACACGGTTCCGGCCGTCGGATATATCGTGAGGGACAGTTCTGGACGGACGCTGCTGTACACCGGAGACACTGGTCCAACACAGAAGATATGGGCTTCATCAGACCGTATTAATACCATGATCATTGAGGTGTCGTTCCCCAACAACATGGAAGAACTGGCAGTAAAAACAGGTCATCTCACACCCCACCTCCTTGGGGTCGAAACGGGCAAGATGAAGCATCTGCCGGATAAGATACTGATCACACATATTAAGCCCCAATACATGGCGAAGATCAGGAAGGAACTGCAGGCCATCAGGAAAAAGACACGGATTGTCATACAGATAATCAAAGATGGCCGCATATATAAGGTATAA
- a CDS encoding acetyl-CoA carboxylase carboxyltransferase subunit beta, whose amino-acid sequence MAWFKKSKEVIKSEKKIKIPEGLWVKCDSCREIIYKKEIDKNLRICPKCNYHFRISAKDRIQLLVDEGSFTEIDTGLSSKDPLNFKDKISYKDRLAENRGKSELEEAAISGEATIEGIPVVLVMMDFSFMGGSMGSVVGEKVVRAAEAALEAKKPLVTVASSGGARMQEGIFSLMQMARVSAAIARLNDNGCLYISVLADPTFGGVTASFAMLGDVIIAEPRSLIGFAGPRVIEQTIKQQLPEDFQRAEFLLDHGMIDMVVDRKNLKKTIGQIIGILS is encoded by the coding sequence ATGGCATGGTTTAAGAAAAGCAAGGAAGTTATAAAGTCCGAAAAAAAGATCAAGATCCCTGAGGGCTTGTGGGTGAAGTGCGACAGCTGCAGGGAGATCATCTATAAGAAGGAAATAGACAAGAACCTCAGGATCTGCCCCAAGTGCAATTATCATTTCAGGATCAGCGCTAAGGACCGCATTCAGCTGCTTGTCGATGAAGGAAGCTTCACCGAGATCGATACGGGTTTGTCATCCAAAGATCCGCTCAATTTCAAAGACAAGATATCCTACAAGGACCGTCTTGCGGAAAACAGGGGAAAGAGCGAACTCGAAGAGGCGGCCATATCAGGAGAGGCGACTATTGAGGGTATCCCTGTAGTCCTCGTGATGATGGACTTTTCGTTCATGGGCGGCAGTATGGGGTCAGTCGTTGGGGAGAAGGTGGTGCGTGCGGCAGAGGCAGCCCTTGAGGCAAAGAAGCCTCTTGTCACGGTAGCGTCCTCCGGCGGCGCGCGCATGCAGGAAGGCATTTTTTCTCTCATGCAGATGGCCAGGGTCTCTGCAGCCATTGCCCGGCTGAACGACAACGGATGCCTCTACATATCGGTATTGGCTGATCCGACGTTTGGGGGAGTTACGGCAAGTTTCGCCATGCTTGGAGATGTTATCATTGCTGAACCGAGGAGCCTGATAGGATTTGCCGGCCCGAGAGTCATTGAACAGACGATCAAACAGCAGCTGCCTGAAGATTTCCAAAGGGCAGAGTTTCTCCTGGATCATGGCATGATAGACATGGTCGTTGACCGGAAGAATCTGAAAAAAACCATTGGCCAAATTATAGGGATTCTTTCATGA